One Massilia sp. 9096 genomic window carries:
- a CDS encoding post-PEP-CTERM-1 domain-containing protein, producing MTRTQSLARALVACAGLALCAAALPAAAQQTEQADQAAVQTADSATVTRDATTGKLRASTAEEQAAMHALKAKSLMRVATPQVQQKFHASGARGVRLTDEMVNASAEVAVRAPDGRIVIGHGATEAEAKANARATNTVTE from the coding sequence ATGACCCGTACCCAATCCCTCGCGCGCGCGCTCGTCGCCTGCGCCGGCCTGGCGCTGTGCGCCGCCGCGCTGCCGGCCGCCGCCCAGCAAACCGAACAAGCCGACCAGGCCGCCGTGCAGACGGCCGACTCGGCCACCGTGACCCGTGACGCCACCACCGGCAAGCTGCGCGCTTCGACCGCCGAAGAGCAGGCCGCCATGCATGCGCTGAAAGCCAAGTCGCTGATGCGCGTGGCGACGCCCCAGGTGCAGCAGAAATTCCACGCCAGCGGTGCGCGCGGCGTGCGCCTGACCGACGAGATGGTCAATGCATCGGCCGAAGTCGCGGTCCGCGCCCCGGACGGCAGGATCGTCATCGGCCACGGCGCCACCGAAGCCGAAGCCAAGGCCAACGCCCGCGCCACCAACACCGTCACGGAGTAA
- a CDS encoding choice-of-anchor J family PEP-CTERM protein has translation MMKKALAAMALVGVAMSAQADVAIKEGFDDITKLSKGWGMANASTPVGTTVGWYQGDQTILTSQSGAANSYISANYNNAAPGGTLANYLITPDFYAVNDDKVTFWMRSGSDQGYTDQVAFGYSTGGSAISDFIMSAPITLGTDGWSEYTYTINGLGAGGRARFAIAYVGAADSANVIGLDTLSVNVPEPASIALVAGGLLGLGAIRRRKQG, from the coding sequence ATGATGAAGAAAGCGTTAGCAGCGATGGCCCTGGTGGGCGTGGCCATGTCGGCACAGGCCGATGTCGCGATCAAAGAAGGCTTCGATGACATCACCAAGCTGAGCAAAGGCTGGGGCATGGCCAATGCCAGCACGCCTGTAGGTACAACCGTGGGCTGGTACCAGGGCGACCAGACTATCTTGACTTCGCAATCCGGCGCAGCCAACTCCTACATCTCGGCCAACTACAACAACGCAGCGCCCGGCGGCACGCTCGCCAATTACCTGATCACGCCGGACTTCTATGCCGTCAACGACGACAAGGTGACCTTCTGGATGCGCTCCGGTTCCGACCAGGGCTACACCGACCAGGTCGCGTTCGGCTACAGCACCGGCGGCAGCGCCATCAGCGACTTCATCATGAGCGCCCCGATCACTCTCGGCACCGACGGCTGGAGCGAATACACCTACACCATCAACGGCCTGGGCGCCGGCGGCCGCGCGCGTTTCGCGATCGCCTACGTCGGCGCCGCCGACAGCGCCAACGTCATCGGCCTCGACACCCTGAGCGTGAACGTGCCTGAACCGGCCAGCATCGCGCTGGTCGCCGGCGGCCTGCTCGGCCTGGGCGCCATCCGCCGCCGCAAGCAAGGCTGA
- a CDS encoding acyl-CoA thioesterase: MNLPNHQLSMTVLMTPDTANFSGNVHGGHILKLLDQVAYACASRYAGHYVVTMSVDQVVFRQAIHVGELVTFLAAVNYTGRTSMEIGIKVVAENIRTKEVRHVNSCFFTMVAVGEDKKPVAVPPIQPSTPDEHRRFEEAKARKDTRLALDRQHAARHPGRS; encoded by the coding sequence ATGAACCTGCCCAACCACCAGCTCAGCATGACCGTGCTGATGACGCCGGACACCGCCAACTTTTCCGGCAACGTCCATGGCGGCCACATCCTCAAACTGCTCGACCAGGTCGCCTACGCCTGCGCCAGCCGCTATGCCGGCCATTACGTGGTGACGATGAGCGTCGACCAGGTGGTGTTCCGCCAGGCGATCCACGTCGGCGAGCTGGTCACGTTCCTGGCGGCCGTGAATTACACCGGACGCACGTCGATGGAAATCGGCATCAAGGTGGTGGCCGAGAACATCCGCACCAAGGAAGTCCGCCACGTGAACAGCTGCTTTTTCACGATGGTGGCGGTGGGCGAAGACAAGAAGCCGGTCGCGGTGCCGCCGATCCAGCCGTCGACCCCGGACGAGCATCGCCGCTTCGAAGAAGCCAAGGCGCGCAAGGATACCCGCCTCGCGCTCGACCGCCAGCATGCCGCGCGCCACCCTGGACGCAGCTGA
- a CDS encoding amidohydrolase family protein, which translates to MRRQLTLTLLAAALSAAALSAALARAQAGAPTPARAPSAEVRKFVTVDQPLVALTGVRVIDGTGAPVQENRTVVLRGGRIEAILDDGQAAPAGARVMNLPGRTVMPGLVGMHNHLMYTASLNLDDDDKLPPPGFFVTEIAFSAPRMYLAAGVTTMRTTGSVEPYTDLNIRRKIDDGVIPGPHIDVTGPYLEGKGSAFPQMTAIDEAAEVRRTVDFWSHEGATSFKAYMNIPADVLGAAIQEAHKHGAKLTGHLCSVDYRTAARLGIDNLEHGPIFTDSEYVAERKKDVCPSGSQIAASWDKLTIDSPQVQSLIHELVERKVAITSTLPVFESFVATRPVLSRKQQAMMSAESLRSHLAARVAAATSPARAAQLEASLKKEMAFESAFVKAGGLLLAGPDPTGNGGVLPGFGDQRELELLVEAGFTPLQAIRIGTANGARYLGRLDKIGTVEAGKNADLVVVNGDPSRRINDVENVEIVFKDGVGYDPARLNASVRGMVGTR; encoded by the coding sequence ATGCGGCGACAACTCACCCTGACCCTTCTCGCAGCTGCGCTGAGCGCGGCTGCGCTGAGCGCCGCCCTCGCGCGCGCGCAGGCGGGCGCGCCCACGCCTGCGCGCGCGCCTTCGGCCGAAGTGCGCAAGTTCGTTACCGTCGACCAGCCGCTGGTGGCCTTGACCGGCGTGCGCGTGATCGACGGCACCGGCGCGCCGGTCCAGGAAAACCGCACCGTGGTGCTGCGCGGCGGGCGCATCGAAGCGATCCTCGACGACGGCCAGGCCGCGCCCGCGGGCGCGCGCGTCATGAACCTGCCGGGACGCACCGTGATGCCCGGCCTGGTCGGCATGCACAACCACCTGATGTACACGGCCTCGCTGAACCTCGACGACGACGACAAGCTGCCGCCGCCGGGCTTTTTCGTCACCGAGATCGCGTTCTCGGCGCCGCGCATGTACCTGGCCGCCGGCGTGACGACGATGCGCACCACCGGCAGCGTCGAGCCCTACACCGACCTGAACATCCGCCGCAAGATCGACGACGGCGTCATCCCCGGCCCGCACATCGACGTCACCGGCCCCTACCTCGAAGGCAAAGGCAGCGCCTTCCCGCAGATGACGGCGATCGACGAGGCGGCCGAAGTGCGGCGCACGGTCGACTTCTGGTCGCACGAAGGCGCGACCTCGTTCAAGGCCTATATGAACATCCCGGCGGACGTGCTCGGCGCCGCCATCCAGGAAGCGCACAAGCACGGCGCCAAGCTGACCGGCCACCTCTGTTCCGTCGACTACCGCACCGCGGCGCGCCTGGGCATCGACAACCTCGAGCACGGCCCGATCTTCACCGACTCCGAATACGTCGCCGAGCGCAAGAAGGACGTGTGCCCGTCGGGCTCGCAGATCGCGGCGTCGTGGGACAAGCTGACCATCGACAGCCCGCAGGTGCAGTCGCTGATCCACGAGCTGGTCGAGCGCAAGGTGGCGATCACGTCGACGCTGCCGGTGTTCGAATCGTTCGTGGCGACGCGCCCGGTGCTGTCGCGCAAACAGCAGGCGATGATGTCGGCCGAGTCGCTGCGCAGCCACCTCGCCGCACGCGTCGCCGCCGCCACCTCGCCGGCGCGCGCGGCCCAGCTGGAAGCCTCGCTCAAGAAGGAAATGGCGTTCGAGAGCGCCTTCGTGAAAGCCGGCGGGCTGCTGCTGGCCGGCCCCGACCCGACCGGCAACGGCGGCGTGCTGCCGGGCTTCGGCGACCAGCGCGAACTGGAACTGCTGGTCGAAGCCGGCTTCACGCCGCTGCAAGCGATCCGGATCGGCACCGCCAACGGTGCGCGCTACCTGGGCCGCCTGGATAAAATCGGCACCGTGGAAGCGGGCAAGAACGCCGACCTGGTCGTCGTGAACGGCGACCCGAGCCGCCGCATCAACGACGTCGAGAACGTCGAGATCGTGTTCAAGGACGGCGTCGGCTACGACCCGGCCAGGCTGAACGCCTCGGTGCGCGGCATGGTCGGCACACGTTAA
- a CDS encoding alpha/beta fold hydrolase: MSILLVPGFMADETLWNDLLPRLAPFGPVVHADLRHDATIEAMARRALESAPETFLLVGFSMGGYVAREIARLAPARVRALVLIATSTRPDTPSLQKKKGAIGRADASIAFSGLSRTAVASSLHPKDRNNDALIERVRAMGTRLGGEVFRRQSMLERPGDLDRLNEIRCPTLVIAADHDQLRSMEEAQEMQAGIAGAAFAVIADSGHMIPIEAPQRLGDVVVPWLARHAG; encoded by the coding sequence ATGTCCATCCTGCTCGTCCCCGGCTTCATGGCCGATGAAACCCTCTGGAACGACCTGCTGCCGCGCCTCGCGCCGTTCGGCCCGGTCGTGCATGCCGACCTGCGCCACGACGCGACCATCGAGGCGATGGCGCGGCGCGCGCTTGAATCCGCCCCCGAGACCTTCCTGCTGGTGGGCTTTTCGATGGGCGGCTACGTCGCGCGCGAGATCGCCCGCCTGGCGCCCGCACGCGTGCGCGCGCTGGTCCTGATCGCGACCTCGACCCGGCCCGACACGCCGTCACTGCAAAAGAAAAAAGGCGCGATCGGCCGCGCCGATGCGTCGATCGCCTTCAGCGGCTTGAGCCGCACCGCGGTGGCCAGTTCGCTGCATCCGAAGGACCGCAACAACGACGCCCTGATCGAGCGCGTGCGTGCGATGGGCACGCGCCTGGGCGGCGAAGTGTTCCGGCGCCAGTCGATGCTCGAGCGTCCCGGCGACCTCGATCGGCTGAACGAGATCCGCTGTCCGACGCTGGTGATCGCCGCCGATCACGACCAGCTGCGCAGCATGGAGGAAGCGCAGGAGATGCAGGCCGGGATCGCGGGCGCGGCGTTTGCCGTGATCGCGGACAGCGGGCACATGATTCCGATCGAGGCGCCGCAGCGGCTGGGCGACGTGGTCGTGCCGTGGCTGGCGCGGCATGCCGGCTGA
- a CDS encoding catalase: MTDLTTASGIPVADNQNSITAGPRGPVLLQDFHLIEKLQHFNRERIPERVVHAKGSGAFGTFTVTHDISQYTKARLFNGVGKQTETFLRFSTVGGEKGSADTERDPRGFALRFYTEDGNWDLVGNNTPTFFLKDGIKFPDFIHTQKRDPQTNLKSAQMMWDFWSQAPESLHQVTILFSDRGTPDGYRHMDGFGSHTYSLINEDGQRVWVKWHFKTLQGIKNLSAAEAVRLAGADPDYAQRDLFNAIAKGDFPRWSVEIQVMDDDTRARWEAKTGWDAFDLTKVWPQGEFPRIPVGILELNRNPDNYHQDVEQAALSPSNVVPGLGYSPDKMLQARLFAYHDAQLYRVGTNHQHLPVNRPRCPFHNQQRDGGMAIANGGAARNYDPVRAMPAAGGFGHGDAGWQVEGVAGRYDTRATDDHFTQAGNLFRLLTEEGKRNLIDNIAGALGQTDAATQDRQIGHFLKADPAYGQGVAEAIQRLHNRAL; encoded by the coding sequence ATGACCGACCTGACCACCGCTTCCGGCATCCCCGTCGCCGACAACCAGAACTCGATCACCGCCGGCCCGCGCGGCCCGGTGCTGCTGCAGGACTTCCACCTGATCGAAAAACTGCAGCACTTCAACCGCGAGCGCATCCCCGAGCGCGTGGTGCACGCCAAGGGTTCGGGCGCGTTCGGCACCTTTACTGTCACGCATGACATCAGCCAATACACCAAGGCCAGGCTGTTCAACGGAGTCGGCAAGCAGACCGAGACCTTCCTGCGTTTTTCGACCGTCGGCGGCGAAAAGGGTTCGGCCGACACCGAACGCGACCCGCGCGGCTTCGCGCTGCGCTTCTACACCGAAGACGGCAACTGGGACCTGGTCGGCAACAACACCCCGACCTTCTTCCTCAAGGATGGCATCAAGTTCCCGGACTTCATCCACACCCAGAAGCGCGATCCGCAGACCAACCTGAAATCGGCGCAGATGATGTGGGACTTCTGGAGCCAGGCCCCGGAAAGCCTGCACCAGGTCACGATCCTGTTCTCGGACCGCGGCACCCCGGACGGCTACCGCCACATGGACGGCTTCGGCAGCCACACCTACAGCCTGATCAACGAAGACGGCCAACGCGTCTGGGTGAAATGGCACTTCAAGACCCTGCAGGGCATCAAGAACCTGTCGGCCGCGGAAGCGGTGCGCCTGGCCGGCGCCGACCCGGACTACGCGCAGCGCGATTTGTTCAACGCGATCGCCAAGGGTGATTTTCCGCGCTGGAGCGTCGAGATCCAGGTCATGGACGACGACACGCGCGCGCGCTGGGAAGCGAAAACCGGCTGGGACGCGTTCGACCTGACCAAGGTGTGGCCGCAGGGCGAGTTCCCGCGCATCCCGGTCGGCATCCTGGAACTGAACCGCAATCCGGACAACTACCACCAGGATGTCGAGCAGGCCGCGCTGTCGCCGTCGAACGTGGTGCCGGGCCTGGGCTACAGCCCGGACAAGATGCTGCAGGCGCGCCTGTTCGCCTACCACGACGCCCAGCTGTACCGCGTCGGCACCAACCACCAGCACTTGCCGGTGAACCGTCCGCGCTGCCCGTTCCACAACCAGCAGCGCGACGGCGGCATGGCGATCGCCAACGGCGGCGCGGCGCGGAACTACGACCCGGTGCGCGCCATGCCGGCGGCCGGCGGTTTCGGCCACGGCGATGCGGGCTGGCAGGTCGAAGGCGTCGCGGGCCGTTACGACACCCGCGCCACCGACGACCATTTCACCCAGGCCGGCAACCTGTTCCGCCTCTTGACCGAGGAAGGCAAGCGCAACCTGATCGATAACATCGCCGGCGCGCTGGGCCAGACCGATGCGGCCACGCAAGACCGCCAGATCGGGCACTTCCTGAAGGCCGATCCGGCCTACGGCCAGGGCGTGGCGGAAGCGATCCAGCGTTTGCACAACCGCGCGCTCTGA
- a CDS encoding HD-GYP domain-containing protein, translating to MNAPASHLHALKLSELIGSFSYALDITEGQPPGHCLRCCWIGMHIGRQAGLSETQLWELYYTLLLKDLGCSSNAARICELYLTDDLNFKSDWMLVGDSLPQVLGFVLKHTGLKAGLAERFRKVMTILREGPTYAQELVATRCQRGAEIARLLRFPQGVADGIYSLDEHFNGGGKPAQLAGEAIPIYSRIALMAQVIDVFHTASGRAAALKEVRTRAGQWFDPRLVEAFEAVAPSDAFWTVLAGDQVERAVADLQPAGHGQESPLDDDYLDDIAAAFGQVVDAKSPYTSGHSARVALYTDMIGESLGLSEPRRRWLKRGALLHDVGKLGVSNSVLDKAGALDRDEWDAVKQHAAFTETILGRIGAFRELAAIAGAHHERLDGTGYPRGLSADDIRIETRIITTADIFDAITAARPYRGAIPIPQALEMMGKTVGSALDPDCYAALVRAVEQVPFPQAA from the coding sequence ATGAACGCGCCTGCATCCCACCTCCATGCCCTGAAATTGTCGGAACTGATCGGTTCCTTCAGCTATGCGCTCGACATCACCGAGGGCCAGCCGCCGGGCCATTGCCTGCGCTGCTGCTGGATCGGCATGCATATCGGGCGCCAGGCCGGCTTGAGCGAGACGCAGCTGTGGGAGCTGTACTACACGCTGCTGCTCAAGGACCTGGGCTGCAGCAGCAATGCGGCGCGCATCTGCGAGCTGTACCTGACCGACGACCTGAATTTCAAGAGCGACTGGATGCTGGTCGGCGACAGCCTGCCGCAGGTGCTCGGCTTCGTGCTCAAGCACACCGGGCTGAAGGCCGGCCTGGCCGAGCGCTTCCGCAAGGTGATGACGATCCTGCGCGAAGGCCCGACCTATGCGCAGGAACTGGTGGCCACGCGCTGCCAGCGCGGCGCCGAGATCGCGCGCCTGCTGCGCTTCCCGCAGGGCGTGGCCGACGGCATCTACTCGCTCGACGAGCATTTCAACGGCGGCGGCAAGCCGGCGCAGCTGGCGGGCGAGGCCATCCCGATCTATTCGCGCATCGCGCTGATGGCGCAAGTGATCGACGTGTTCCACACCGCGAGCGGGCGCGCGGCCGCGCTCAAGGAAGTGCGCACGCGCGCCGGCCAGTGGTTCGACCCGCGCCTGGTCGAGGCGTTCGAGGCGGTCGCCCCGAGCGACGCCTTCTGGACCGTGCTGGCCGGCGACCAGGTCGAGCGCGCGGTGGCCGATCTGCAGCCTGCCGGCCATGGCCAGGAATCGCCGCTGGACGATGACTACCTGGACGACATCGCCGCCGCCTTCGGCCAGGTGGTCGATGCGAAAAGCCCGTACACCAGCGGCCACAGCGCGCGCGTGGCGCTGTACACCGACATGATCGGCGAGTCGCTCGGCTTGTCCGAGCCGCGCCGGCGCTGGCTCAAGCGCGGCGCGCTGCTGCACGACGTCGGCAAGCTGGGCGTCTCGAACAGCGTGCTCGACAAGGCCGGCGCGCTCGACCGCGATGAATGGGACGCGGTCAAGCAGCATGCCGCCTTCACCGAGACCATCCTGGGCCGCATCGGCGCCTTCCGCGAGCTGGCGGCGATCGCCGGCGCCCACCACGAGCGCCTGGACGGTACCGGCTATCCGCGCGGCCTGAGCGCGGACGACATCCGCATCGAAACGCGCATCATCACCACCGCCGACATCTTCGACGCCATCACGGCGGCGCGCCCATACCGCGGCGCGATCCCGATTCCGCAAGCCCTGGAGATGATGGGCAAGACGGTCGGCAGCGCGCTCGATCCGGATTGCTACGCGGCGCTGGTGCGCGCGGTGGAGCAGGTGCCGTTCCCGCAGGCGGCTTGA